Proteins co-encoded in one Runella slithyformis DSM 19594 genomic window:
- a CDS encoding IS630 family transposase: MKAKYKPSDYEILRRRCVELKEAGWKQKDITSALGLTEGWVSQTLKKYRELGAEGLLARKPPGSLPKLTSEQLSQLVEELKQGAVSHGFPGHIWTRSRVNELIGRLFGVSYDLTQVGRILKKLGWSLQKPAKKARQQSKQKVQQWREETVPELKKAEDENRAIVYIDESGFYLLPLVCRTWAPKGKTPIIEEKAGKEHLSLIAAMAPNGRLYVGGQDKAYNSEGVVDFLEYLCRRYRSKDLIVIWDGATIHRSQAIKDFLARKKGRVHLVALPGYSPELNPVELLWSQLKRELKNRVFLDLTDLAEVLKEKIEEVRKDTELLVSFFKKKEVAFFTG, from the coding sequence ATGAAAGCAAAATACAAACCATCAGATTACGAAATACTACGTCGCCGCTGCGTGGAGTTGAAAGAAGCGGGTTGGAAGCAGAAGGACATCACCTCGGCTCTTGGACTGACCGAGGGCTGGGTAAGCCAGACGCTGAAAAAGTATCGGGAGTTGGGGGCGGAAGGCTTGCTGGCCCGAAAGCCGCCAGGTTCGTTGCCTAAACTGACGTCAGAACAGCTTTCGCAGCTTGTCGAAGAGCTTAAACAAGGTGCTGTCAGCCACGGTTTTCCCGGCCACATCTGGACACGCTCTCGTGTCAACGAGTTGATTGGCAGGCTATTCGGTGTCAGCTACGACCTAACGCAGGTGGGGCGTATCCTAAAAAAACTGGGATGGAGCTTGCAGAAGCCCGCCAAAAAGGCTCGCCAGCAGAGCAAGCAGAAAGTCCAGCAGTGGCGGGAAGAGACGGTACCGGAATTAAAAAAAGCCGAGGATGAGAACCGTGCTATCGTATATATCGATGAATCAGGCTTCTATCTGCTCCCCCTCGTTTGCCGTACGTGGGCACCCAAGGGTAAAACGCCCATTATCGAGGAGAAGGCGGGCAAAGAACACCTCAGTCTGATCGCCGCGATGGCCCCTAATGGGAGGCTGTACGTCGGCGGACAAGACAAGGCATACAATAGTGAGGGGGTGGTTGACTTTCTGGAGTACCTATGCCGCAGGTACCGCAGCAAGGACTTGATCGTGATCTGGGATGGCGCGACCATCCACCGTAGCCAAGCCATAAAGGACTTTTTGGCGCGCAAGAAAGGGCGCGTGCACCTTGTGGCCCTGCCTGGTTATAGCCCGGAACTGAACCCGGTCGAGTTGCTGTGGAGTCAGTTAAAAAGAGAGCTCAAAAACCGGGTATTCCTCGACCTGACAGATTTGGCCGAAGTGTTGAAAGAAAAAATTGAGGAGGTCAGAAAAGACACGGAATTGCTGGTTTCATTCTTTAAAAAGAAGGAAGTAGCTTTCTTTACAGGATAA
- a CDS encoding helix-turn-helix domain-containing protein, with amino-acid sequence MQKQHIKLASKDRLELEGLLLKSSLTVKIHKRIHVLLHLDSGKSYKTVGKEVGMTYISMREICSKYANKQTNATALSYLSDKPRTGRPIVISGDERAKITALACSQPPEGHSNWTLRLLADKVVELGICEELSHTYAGQILKKTNYSPTLNALGALV; translated from the coding sequence ATGCAGAAGCAACACATTAAATTAGCTTCAAAAGACCGCTTGGAATTAGAAGGTCTATTGTTAAAAAGTTCATTGACAGTTAAGATTCACAAAAGGATTCATGTTCTTCTTCATCTTGATAGTGGCAAGAGCTACAAAACAGTTGGCAAAGAAGTAGGCATGACTTATATTTCTATGCGAGAGATATGTAGTAAATATGCCAATAAACAAACCAATGCTACTGCACTCTCATATTTGTCTGATAAGCCAAGAACAGGCCGTCCAATAGTTATTTCGGGTGATGAACGAGCAAAGATTACTGCCTTAGCTTGTAGCCAACCCCCTGAAGGACATTCTAATTGGACACTTCGATTATTGGCTGATAAAGTAGTAGAGTTAGGCATCTGTGAGGAATTGTCTCACACTTATGCTGGTCAAATTCTTAAAAAAACGAATTACAGCCCCACCTTAAACGCACTTGGTGCATTGGTGTGA
- a CDS encoding IS630 family transposase, with amino-acid sequence MDSIFIAKMEKILALYALPYDEKYPVVCFDERPCFLIGDCIEPIAMQTGKVKKEHYSYEKKGSCALLAAIEPLTGKRLSQVHSQRTKKEYCLFMQELAKMYPNAHKIRLVQDNLNTHNDSSFYENLPADEAFELAQRFEYYYTPKSASWLNMIEIEFSTLARQCLNRRIPSQELLEKEILTLVKERNDKQIKVDWQFSLKKARTKLNRQYKSLNEDNKKFTQT; translated from the coding sequence ATGGATAGTATTTTTATTGCCAAGATGGAGAAAATTTTAGCTCTTTATGCACTGCCATATGATGAAAAATACCCTGTCGTGTGTTTTGATGAACGTCCCTGCTTTTTGATTGGCGATTGTATTGAGCCAATTGCTATGCAAACAGGTAAAGTCAAAAAAGAACACTACAGCTATGAAAAAAAGGGATCATGTGCTTTATTAGCAGCAATCGAACCACTTACAGGGAAGCGATTATCCCAAGTTCATAGCCAAAGAACTAAAAAGGAATATTGCTTATTTATGCAAGAATTGGCCAAAATGTACCCCAATGCTCATAAAATTCGCTTAGTACAAGACAATCTCAATACGCACAATGATAGTTCTTTCTATGAAAATTTACCTGCTGACGAAGCGTTTGAACTAGCCCAACGATTTGAATATTACTATACGCCAAAGTCTGCAAGTTGGCTCAACATGATTGAGATTGAATTTTCGACTTTAGCAAGACAATGCCTCAATCGTAGAATACCATCACAAGAATTACTCGAAAAAGAAATCTTAACACTTGTCAAAGAACGAAATGATAAACAAATTAAAGTTGATTGGCAATTCTCACTAAAAAAAGCGAGAACTAAACTCAATCGTCAATATAAATCCTTAAACGAGGATAACAAAAAATTTACACAAACTTAG
- a CDS encoding nucleotidyltransferase domain-containing protein has translation MANLHEDFLFFNNALNIPSSKLTQLKTSEANIKRYIKSYLTEKKVPVPTLIRQGSFALGTIIRTKTDTCDIDFGVRFFPDPQFAAPTLQKYIRDALTKVSNSTLPKHKDKCIRLHYKAGYHIDVTIYVHTNFNEPIRLATKNGWLDSNPSGFKKWVEERGGKQAVQLKRLIRYIKAWASQQGKNMPKGVALTTLMANGFVPHFRDDLSLLYTLRNVYDNLEEDFCCEMPVVPFDDLLERMYEHRYSFLNKLESLINNLEKATHARLGNDKAKALIKGHFGKYFPK, from the coding sequence ATGGCAAATTTACACGAAGACTTTTTGTTTTTTAACAATGCACTAAATATCCCCAGCAGTAAGCTGACACAGCTAAAAACCTCAGAAGCGAACATTAAGAGATATATCAAGTCATATCTAACGGAAAAGAAAGTACCAGTACCAACGCTGATACGTCAAGGTTCTTTTGCTTTGGGAACAATAATTCGTACTAAAACGGATACATGCGACATTGATTTTGGAGTCCGATTTTTTCCAGATCCCCAATTTGCTGCCCCAACACTTCAAAAGTATATTCGAGATGCCCTAACCAAAGTTTCGAATAGTACCTTGCCTAAACATAAAGACAAATGTATTAGGTTACATTATAAAGCAGGATATCATATAGACGTTACCATTTATGTACACACAAATTTTAATGAACCTATTCGTTTGGCAACAAAGAATGGATGGCTGGATAGTAATCCATCTGGGTTTAAAAAATGGGTAGAAGAGCGAGGTGGAAAGCAGGCAGTACAACTTAAAAGACTGATTCGTTATATAAAAGCGTGGGCTAGCCAACAAGGGAAAAATATGCCTAAGGGGGTTGCTTTAACAACTCTGATGGCCAACGGTTTTGTGCCTCATTTCCGTGATGACCTTTCTTTGCTTTATACTCTTAGAAATGTCTATGATAATTTAGAAGAAGATTTTTGTTGCGAAATGCCAGTTGTACCTTTTGATGATTTATTGGAAAGGATGTATGAACATCGGTATTCTTTTCTAAACAAATTAGAGAGTTTGATAAATAACTTAGAAAAAGCTACTCATGCTCGTTTGGGAAACGACAAGGCAAAGGCTTTGATTAAAGGTCATTTTGGGAAGTATTTTCCTAAATAA
- a CDS encoding CBASS cGAMP synthase, translating to MANCNNLFQDFDTNLGITDTKRQNMIRSRKDLEERIKKHFREKHNHLTPKFYIQGSYKMKTMIRTGDDDCDMDLGVYFFPKPNETPTTLQKWIKEAVKDATDTPPMHKKKCIRVRYEGENNPARRYHIDIPVYYRDSETTTNSPYLGLKDEGWQQSDPKKFRQWYNDKKDNDNQLTRLVRYLKAWANHKKDVFMPKGVALTVLATNYLRTKSDRDDEALYETLRAIKASLDVYFYCQMPVTPFDNLLAAFDVERRRKFLEALQAFIDDAKKALDNECQYEASQLWQKHLGKRFPDGKKIENSQGAHRNALLQKAEMIATGAYTTPSGVITHLPQQSVRNQTHLFYGD from the coding sequence ATGGCAAATTGTAACAACTTATTTCAAGATTTTGATACCAATTTAGGTATCACTGATACCAAGCGTCAAAACATGATACGTTCCCGTAAGGATTTGGAAGAGCGAATCAAAAAACATTTTCGGGAGAAGCATAACCACCTCACACCTAAATTTTATATTCAAGGGTCTTATAAAATGAAGACGATGATTCGCACTGGGGATGATGACTGTGATATGGATTTAGGCGTATACTTCTTTCCTAAACCAAATGAAACACCAACTACTTTACAAAAATGGATAAAAGAGGCAGTTAAAGATGCAACAGATACGCCGCCTATGCACAAGAAAAAATGCATTAGAGTGAGGTACGAAGGAGAAAATAACCCTGCTCGCCGTTACCATATTGATATTCCTGTGTACTATCGAGATTCTGAAACGACCACTAATTCGCCTTATCTTGGGCTGAAAGATGAAGGATGGCAACAATCCGACCCCAAAAAATTTCGACAGTGGTACAATGATAAAAAAGACAATGATAACCAACTAACTCGTTTAGTTCGTTATTTGAAAGCATGGGCAAATCACAAAAAGGACGTATTTATGCCAAAAGGAGTTGCTTTGACGGTATTGGCAACCAATTATCTTAGAACTAAATCAGACCGAGATGATGAGGCGTTATATGAAACACTCAGAGCTATAAAAGCGTCATTGGATGTTTATTTTTATTGTCAAATGCCAGTTACACCTTTTGATAACTTATTAGCTGCGTTTGACGTTGAGCGACGACGAAAATTCTTAGAGGCGTTGCAAGCGTTTATAGATGATGCTAAAAAAGCTTTGGATAATGAATGCCAGTATGAAGCAAGTCAATTGTGGCAAAAACATCTTGGCAAGCGTTTTCCTGATGGGAAAAAAATTGAGAATAGTCAGGGGGCTCACCGAAATGCTTTGCTACAAAAAGCAGAAATGATCGCCACAGGTGCATATACCACCCCAAGTGGTGTAATAACCCACTTACCACAGCAATCAGTTAGAAACCAAACTCATTTGTTTTATGGGGACTAA
- a CDS encoding CBASS cGAMP-activated phospholipase: MKEFKILSIDGGGIRGIIPARFLTDLESYLSREKGEPIKLNEYFDLICGTSTGGIIAIGLGLGMSSSEILNLYEANATKIFGLPYTNFFRLLRQFFLPKHNRNELSKLLRKAFEPFSEDGDTRLGNSKTRLCIPAFNASTGNTVVFKTSHHKDYIRDYQVPSYQVALATSAAPIYFQPYEVNYQRTKTAEKVNLLNMIDGGIFANNPALIGLSEAIALGYSFDKIKILSIGTGTNVLTLPNQRKAIGSGLLGFAIKLIEFMMQSQSSITENMMKIFAQGVHHDKADRFYYQRFQNKFNISDNLKLDSTSTNKIKMLNQKGMHLFDNADKTLLHPFFENKIVPYKPFFEL; encoded by the coding sequence ATGAAAGAATTTAAGATATTATCAATCGATGGTGGCGGTATCAGAGGAATAATTCCAGCCAGGTTTCTAACTGATTTAGAATCATATCTTTCAAGAGAAAAAGGCGAACCAATAAAGCTAAACGAATATTTTGACTTAATCTGTGGTACATCAACTGGTGGTATCATAGCAATCGGTTTAGGATTGGGCATGTCGTCAAGTGAAATTTTGAACCTGTATGAAGCAAACGCAACCAAAATTTTTGGACTACCGTACACCAACTTTTTTCGACTTCTGAGACAATTTTTTCTACCAAAACACAACCGCAATGAATTAAGCAAACTTTTGAGAAAAGCTTTTGAACCCTTTTCGGAAGATGGAGATACTCGTTTGGGTAATTCTAAAACTCGATTGTGTATTCCTGCATTTAACGCATCAACAGGAAATACAGTAGTTTTTAAAACCAGTCACCATAAAGACTATATTCGTGATTATCAAGTACCAAGTTATCAAGTTGCCTTGGCAACCAGTGCTGCTCCTATCTATTTTCAACCCTATGAAGTCAATTATCAGCGAACAAAAACAGCAGAAAAAGTAAATTTACTTAACATGATTGATGGGGGAATATTTGCCAATAACCCAGCCCTAATCGGGCTTTCTGAGGCAATTGCTCTGGGGTACTCATTTGATAAAATAAAAATACTTTCAATCGGTACAGGTACTAATGTGTTGACGCTGCCCAATCAAAGAAAGGCGATTGGAAGCGGCCTTTTGGGCTTTGCGATTAAGCTAATCGAATTTATGATGCAGAGCCAGTCTTCAATTACCGAAAATATGATGAAAATATTTGCACAAGGGGTTCATCATGATAAGGCGGACCGATTTTATTACCAACGGTTTCAAAATAAGTTTAACATTTCTGACAACTTAAAATTGGATAGCACCTCAACAAACAAGATTAAGATGCTGAATCAGAAGGGTATGCACCTATTTGATAATGCGGATAAAACACTATTACACCCTTTTTTTGAAAATAAAATAGTACCATATAAACCATTTTTTGAGCTTTAA
- a CDS encoding helix-turn-helix domain-containing protein, with protein MNETFALRLKSARSQAKLSMRELAEKAGNVVTFNSIKKYEDGLMTPEPTTMIALANALGVKVEYFMRPIKVELGNVDFRKKASLRAKDIIAIKEQIRDFLERYLEVEEILGITHRFQKPQPLPLGQSPMQVEKAVYLLQNQWGISGNPIPNVVEFLEGLNIKVLLIDAPSNFHGLSTWVGEIPVIVINQNDSVERRRFTGLHELGHLVLDFGELEESELEKRCHQFAGAMLLPAKVIKSELGEYRTFVSFGELVALKEKYGISVQAAMSRAKQLEIINAYTFKVFCMSIASNRREENLGSFKGEEKSYRFENLLFRLVSEDLVSISKAANLGNMKVAEFRDKLDAQA; from the coding sequence ATGAACGAAACTTTCGCACTTCGACTCAAAAGCGCCCGAAGTCAAGCCAAACTATCTATGCGAGAATTGGCCGAAAAAGCGGGAAACGTCGTTACATTCAACTCTATCAAAAAGTACGAAGACGGCTTAATGACCCCTGAACCTACTACCATGATTGCACTTGCTAATGCACTTGGAGTAAAAGTAGAGTATTTTATGCGTCCAATTAAAGTAGAATTGGGAAACGTCGATTTTCGCAAAAAAGCCAGTTTGAGGGCAAAAGACATTATAGCAATCAAAGAGCAAATTCGAGACTTTTTAGAGCGTTACTTAGAAGTAGAGGAAATTTTAGGAATCACGCACCGTTTTCAAAAACCCCAGCCTCTCCCTTTGGGTCAAAGTCCAATGCAAGTGGAGAAGGCGGTTTATTTACTGCAAAATCAATGGGGGATTAGCGGAAATCCTATTCCAAATGTGGTAGAATTTTTGGAAGGACTCAATATTAAGGTATTATTGATTGATGCGCCCAGCAATTTCCATGGCCTTTCTACTTGGGTTGGTGAAATTCCTGTTATTGTAATCAACCAAAATGATTCCGTAGAACGCCGACGCTTTACAGGCTTACACGAATTGGGTCATTTGGTATTAGATTTTGGCGAGTTAGAGGAGTCAGAATTGGAAAAACGTTGCCATCAATTTGCAGGAGCCATGCTCTTACCAGCAAAAGTTATCAAATCTGAGTTAGGAGAGTATCGAACATTTGTGTCATTTGGCGAGTTAGTGGCCTTAAAAGAAAAATACGGGATTTCGGTACAAGCAGCCATGAGCCGTGCAAAGCAGTTAGAAATTATCAATGCCTATACCTTCAAAGTATTTTGTATGAGTATTGCCAGTAACCGAAGAGAGGAGAATTTAGGGTCATTCAAAGGTGAAGAGAAGTCGTACCGATTTGAAAATCTACTATTTAGATTAGTTTCCGAAGACTTGGTCTCTATCAGCAAAGCGGCCAATTTAGGTAATATGAAAGTAGCTGAGTTCCGTGACAAACTTGACGCACAAGCCTAA
- a CDS encoding GGDEF domain-containing protein gives MKAYLVKSFKKFKDDALSKLLYDLGKLLLGALIPYLLLQYLPNTNSIVAKLNEKSAISYLNLIFIIVFVIVLTALIVTYLTNKRYNLIKKDLNTDELTGIPNNRALTNELKEVIDWAKTSNSQFSVILIDIDDFKSFNTTYGLTVADQILIKLANLLKSDSRITDKLFRQHVKGDEFVIIARNTNLQNAILAANRKKNTIAETDIEIHEHNQVFKLTVCCGVTEYTNNDTPEAILERGFKAMKNAKGVSGKNSVKSLI, from the coding sequence ATGAAGGCCTATCTCGTAAAATCATTCAAAAAATTCAAGGATGATGCTTTATCAAAACTATTATATGACCTTGGAAAGCTTTTATTAGGAGCTCTAATACCATACCTTCTCTTACAATATTTGCCCAATACAAATAGTATTGTTGCTAAATTAAACGAAAAATCCGCTATAAGTTACTTAAATTTAATTTTCATCATTGTATTTGTAATTGTATTGACGGCTCTAATTGTAACCTACCTAACAAACAAACGCTATAACCTTATCAAAAAAGACCTTAATACAGATGAACTTACTGGGATTCCTAATAATAGAGCCTTGACAAATGAATTAAAAGAAGTTATTGATTGGGCAAAAACATCAAATAGTCAATTTTCTGTTATATTGATAGATATAGATGATTTTAAAAGTTTTAATACCACATATGGATTAACGGTAGCTGACCAAATTCTAATAAAATTGGCAAATCTACTTAAATCCGACAGTAGAATAACTGATAAACTCTTTCGACAACATGTAAAAGGAGATGAATTTGTAATCATCGCAAGAAATACTAATCTTCAAAATGCTATACTTGCAGCTAATCGAAAAAAAAATACTATTGCAGAAACAGATATTGAAATCCATGAACACAATCAAGTTTTCAAATTAACTGTTTGTTGTGGAGTGACTGAATATACAAATAATGATACCCCCGAAGCAATTTTAGAGCGAGGATTTAAAGCCATGAAAAATGCAAAAGGTGTATCAGGAAAAAATTCAGTTAAATCTTTAATATAG